The following proteins come from a genomic window of Deinococcus sp. KSM4-11:
- a CDS encoding carboxypeptidase-like regulatory domain-containing protein yields MLQTALPRPTSYAHFALLALLVACSSGPSGSTPTGLTVSGKVLDTNTGQPAAFLPVMVGGKVTSTDAAGSFSATSVVSPYELVILQPAQKYAQVYEGVTRTDPIVLVYVPDTTPVRKATLTVNFTGTGTGTGLMDVGNPVRTNGGVSGSVATPGSSYTTTLQWNGSGPSSFEGSVCAILSQNTGQVATAITSYGQRDQVYVHDGQPTTTTVVMSPVPTKTISGTVNAPPGYSVNAKTLGYVCGSTSSYPSYPFTFDMGAETSFSYVTPAIPTTFYVGASAKKGDSYLSTQQFDVAPDASGINLILPVPAELNAPASNAVGLTSPVHFTWSPPSTGVNQVYINPTTPGPLGFTVYSPNASLTLPDLGALGYAAPKGTTYKWSVGADSRVPNVNAALSGVPLNYLTTYASSASASRQFTTAP; encoded by the coding sequence ATGCTTCAGACTGCTCTGCCGCGCCCCACTTCATACGCCCATTTCGCGCTGCTGGCCCTGCTGGTCGCCTGCAGTTCCGGCCCCTCTGGTTCCACGCCGACCGGTCTGACCGTCAGCGGCAAGGTGCTCGACACCAACACCGGCCAGCCTGCGGCCTTTCTTCCCGTCATGGTGGGAGGCAAGGTCACCTCCACCGATGCCGCCGGGAGCTTCAGTGCCACCTCGGTGGTCAGTCCCTACGAGCTGGTGATCCTCCAGCCCGCCCAGAAATACGCCCAGGTCTATGAGGGCGTCACCCGAACTGACCCCATCGTGCTGGTCTACGTGCCGGACACCACGCCCGTCCGCAAAGCCACCCTGACGGTGAATTTCACCGGCACCGGCACTGGGACTGGACTGATGGATGTCGGCAACCCGGTACGCACCAATGGGGGCGTCAGTGGGTCGGTGGCGACGCCAGGAAGCAGCTACACCACCACCCTGCAGTGGAACGGCAGCGGCCCAAGCAGCTTCGAGGGCAGCGTCTGCGCGATCCTGTCCCAGAACACCGGGCAGGTCGCCACGGCCATCACCAGTTACGGTCAACGGGATCAGGTCTACGTTCACGATGGGCAACCCACCACGACCACGGTGGTCATGAGCCCCGTACCGACCAAGACCATCTCTGGCACCGTCAATGCGCCACCCGGCTACAGCGTGAATGCCAAAACGCTGGGGTATGTCTGTGGCAGCACCTCGTCCTATCCGTCCTACCCCTTTACCTTCGACATGGGCGCAGAGACCAGTTTCTCCTACGTGACGCCGGCCATCCCCACCACGTTCTACGTGGGCGCCAGTGCCAAAAAAGGCGACAGCTACCTCTCGACGCAGCAGTTCGACGTCGCGCCGGATGCCAGCGGGATCAACCTGATTCTGCCCGTGCCGGCCGAGCTGAACGCGCCCGCCAGCAATGCCGTGGGGCTCACCAGCCCAGTGCACTTCACCTGGTCTCCACCCAGCACCGGCGTCAATCAGGTCTATATCAACCCCACGACTCCGGGCCCACTGGGCTTCACGGTGTATTCGCCGAATGCCAGCCTCACCCTGCCCGACCTGGGGGCCCTCGGTTACGCCGCGCCAAAGGGCACCACGTACAAGTGGTCAGTAGGGGCCGACAGCCGGGTGCCGAATGTAAACGCTGCGCTCAGTGGCGTGCCGCTGAACTATCTGACCACTTACGCCTCGAGTGCCAGCGCCAGCCGGCAGTTCACCACCGCCCCCTGA
- a CDS encoding DUF1565 domain-containing protein gives MRRLCPTGLLCGLTAVLAACSGPSSGPPAATQLYVDPANGLDGNPGSQARPFKTIRAALGAASTGTVKTVVLVAGTYDGASGETWSYTVPDGVTLKANSSGVLLAGLQGKSALTLAGHAALNYLTLRGFDVAVQAAGGTPTLTGVTLQENKVGLKFSGSAQATLTDLTVTGAASFSPGDTLGTLLLADTAQATLNNAALHDTFPSYVSDQAKVSLVGGSASGLGSAVFRLRGSARLTCQDFSAKDMSSSQTALELSEASSADLNKCSYALKDGAGSATFAFVSGSSQLTATEVSVYGDLDLELRDPTTHADVTGGFLGRINSSGLLTINGSRLNQLIIGGGAATVTAAIINNSGGVALYLGGGHLKLRSSTVTATTPSGTTEGILVSNTTGIVAPDLGTAADPGGNTLSGSDGPGLEVDAPVQVSAVGNTWTPGIQGADASGQYGSTLIAGPTGNRTKDFNYYLVSGSSVRF, from the coding sequence ATGCGAAGACTCTGCCCTACCGGGCTGCTGTGTGGACTGACTGCGGTTCTCGCTGCCTGCTCCGGCCCGTCCTCCGGACCTCCCGCTGCCACCCAGCTGTACGTCGATCCGGCGAACGGCCTGGATGGCAACCCAGGCTCCCAGGCCAGGCCCTTCAAGACCATCCGGGCGGCCCTGGGAGCCGCTTCCACAGGAACCGTCAAGACCGTGGTGCTGGTGGCCGGCACCTACGACGGGGCCAGCGGAGAAACGTGGAGTTACACAGTACCGGACGGCGTGACCCTCAAGGCGAACTCCTCTGGCGTGCTACTGGCGGGTCTGCAAGGCAAGTCCGCGCTCACCCTGGCCGGTCACGCGGCCCTGAACTACCTCACCCTGCGCGGCTTCGATGTGGCGGTACAGGCCGCAGGGGGCACACCAACCCTGACTGGCGTGACGCTTCAGGAGAACAAAGTGGGGCTCAAGTTCTCGGGCAGCGCCCAGGCCACCCTCACCGACCTGACGGTCACCGGAGCGGCGTCCTTTTCACCAGGGGACACCCTTGGAACACTGCTGCTCGCCGACACCGCCCAGGCCACACTCAACAACGCGGCCCTGCACGACACCTTCCCGTCCTACGTGTCGGATCAGGCCAAGGTCAGTCTGGTGGGGGGCAGCGCCTCAGGGCTGGGATCCGCCGTGTTCCGCCTCCGGGGCTCCGCTCGCCTGACCTGCCAGGACTTCAGCGCCAAGGACATGTCAAGCAGCCAGACGGCGCTGGAACTGAGCGAGGCCTCCAGCGCTGACCTGAACAAATGCAGCTACGCGCTCAAGGACGGGGCCGGGAGCGCGACCTTCGCCTTCGTGTCCGGGTCGTCCCAGCTCACGGCGACGGAGGTGTCGGTGTATGGCGACCTCGACCTGGAACTGCGGGATCCCACCACCCACGCGGACGTCACTGGCGGCTTCCTCGGCCGCATCAATTCCAGTGGACTGTTGACCATCAACGGCAGCCGCCTGAATCAGCTGATCATCGGTGGCGGTGCGGCCACCGTGACCGCAGCAATCATCAACAACTCGGGCGGGGTCGCGCTCTACCTCGGCGGGGGTCACCTCAAGCTGCGCAGCAGCACGGTAACAGCAACCACACCATCCGGCACCACCGAGGGCATCCTCGTTTCGAACACCACGGGTATCGTTGCGCCGGATCTCGGCACCGCCGCCGATCCAGGGGGAAATACCCTGTCTGGCAGCGACGGTCCTGGCCTGGAGGTGGATGCGCCGGTGCAGGTTTCCGCGGTCGGAAACACCTGGACACCGGGCATCCAGGGGGCGGATGCCAGCGGACAATACGGCAGCACCCTTATCGCTGGGCCGACCGGCAACCGCACCAAGGACTTCAACTATTATCTCGTCTCCGGTTCCAGCGTTCGGTTTTAA
- a CDS encoding sialidase family protein: MNRRSDARATFLTVLLTCLGLLLCASAAPPGPGTLLRDDTGLYPRVVRLQHTGTSHSHLLAAVVVPPDGSDPGLSPIYESLDDGHHWTKSPIGTVRDPEAARGLCCIALFELPRRQGRLRAGSLLWSGSVGQQDRSPHGMALRVWASTDVGRTWFFLSSCAHTDSQQGVWEPDFSLAADGSLVCHYSDETDPTHHSQFLAHAVSRDGGQTWSAGAPTVALNDASLRPGMATVRRLGAGRYAMTYEICNWPGASCAAFIRFSKDGLDWGDPATPGTRIMSNTGLSFAHTPVLEWAPGGGPDGTLLLSGQLLMDDAGLAPTPGTGRTLMLNTTGGTGNWIEIPAPFALDNVYDNYCPNYASPLLASPDGRRVLELGTAYDGPLCKPYYGTGAIPGSYHVAHDTRGSGLGQFEYVGAWKADSGHHFSDAQNADVNLRFAGTGVTVDLTGSGRVSVDGGPDHAVSGTYQSGGLSAGPHELSVRPLAGHRLGLTGATVQLEQ; the protein is encoded by the coding sequence ATGAACCGACGTTCAGACGCCCGCGCCACGTTCCTGACGGTTCTCCTGACCTGCCTTGGCCTGCTGCTGTGCGCCAGTGCCGCTCCGCCCGGCCCCGGAACCCTGCTGCGCGACGACACGGGCCTCTATCCCCGGGTCGTGCGCCTTCAGCACACCGGTACCAGCCACAGCCACCTGCTGGCGGCCGTCGTCGTGCCCCCAGACGGCAGCGATCCCGGCCTCAGCCCCATCTACGAGAGCCTCGACGACGGGCACCACTGGACGAAATCCCCCATCGGTACGGTGCGCGATCCGGAGGCGGCGCGGGGCCTGTGCTGCATCGCCCTGTTTGAACTCCCGCGCCGCCAGGGCCGACTGCGAGCTGGATCGTTGCTGTGGAGCGGCTCGGTGGGCCAGCAAGACCGGAGTCCTCACGGAATGGCCCTGCGTGTCTGGGCCAGCACCGATGTGGGCCGGACGTGGTTCTTTCTTTCCAGCTGCGCCCACACGGACTCGCAACAGGGGGTGTGGGAGCCAGACTTCTCGCTGGCCGCCGACGGTTCCCTGGTCTGCCACTACAGTGACGAAACCGACCCCACACACCACAGCCAGTTTCTGGCGCACGCCGTCTCCAGAGATGGCGGCCAGACCTGGAGTGCCGGCGCGCCTACGGTCGCCCTGAACGACGCCAGCCTTCGACCCGGCATGGCCACGGTTCGGCGCCTCGGGGCCGGGCGGTACGCGATGACCTACGAGATCTGCAACTGGCCCGGCGCGAGCTGCGCGGCCTTTATCCGGTTTTCGAAGGATGGCCTGGACTGGGGTGACCCGGCGACGCCCGGCACCCGCATCATGAGCAACACCGGGCTCTCCTTCGCCCACACCCCGGTACTCGAATGGGCGCCAGGGGGCGGCCCGGACGGCACGCTGCTGCTGAGCGGCCAACTGCTCATGGATGACGCGGGACTCGCGCCGACCCCCGGCACCGGACGCACCCTGATGCTGAACACCACAGGCGGTACCGGCAACTGGATCGAGATTCCCGCCCCCTTCGCCCTCGACAATGTGTACGACAACTACTGCCCGAACTACGCCTCGCCGCTGCTGGCCAGCCCAGATGGGCGGCGGGTGCTGGAACTCGGCACGGCCTATGACGGGCCGCTGTGTAAACCGTATTACGGCACCGGCGCCATTCCCGGCAGCTACCACGTGGCGCACGACACCCGAGGCTCCGGCCTCGGGCAATTCGAGTACGTTGGCGCGTGGAAGGCTGACAGTGGGCACCATTTCAGTGATGCACAGAACGCGGACGTCAACCTCCGCTTCGCCGGTACGGGCGTGACCGTTGATCTCACCGGCTCTGGCCGCGTCTCGGTCGATGGGGGCCCGGATCACGCCGTGTCGGGAACCTACCAGAGCGGAGGGCTGTCAGCGGGCCCGCACGAGCTGAGCGTACGACCGCTTGCGGGCCACCGTCTGGGGCTGACCGGCGCAACAGTTCAACTTGAGCAGTGA
- a CDS encoding alpha/beta hydrolase, whose product MARPFTRVHVLILIAASATLGSLLWAAWTVADALVWAPPVRRRLPSTRVLKVDDPGGEASPAQLTLTRNAATVRPGVLGLEWEDDHGNTHLAQVGPVLGQTRRTVTRSLHWQDAPLAANQAVRPSTEGLGTPASRGLTYQDVVVPAEHGLMPAWLIQGDAEAPLGGRDWVIVTHGYHGLRRDALRILPTFARLGLTSLTITFRNAHGAPRTRQGVYRLSAEEWLDLEAAVRYARAHGAERLLLMGFSMGGAITLSFLRYSALASRISGVILDSPPLEWRSLIRHYARRYHLLPLAGLVEWLTAVKSGQDFDAIDHHSVMEHFTTPMLLFHGSEDQTVPVAHVERLAQARPDIVEYHRVEGAEHVGPWNIDPAAYEEIVTRFVERILGSGSVTTPESTRHPTAED is encoded by the coding sequence GTGGCTCGCCCGTTCACACGCGTCCATGTCCTGATCCTGATCGCGGCCAGCGCGACGCTCGGCAGCCTGCTCTGGGCGGCCTGGACGGTCGCAGACGCGCTGGTCTGGGCACCACCCGTGCGCCGACGCCTCCCGTCCACCCGCGTGCTGAAGGTGGACGATCCAGGTGGCGAGGCGTCACCAGCGCAACTGACCCTGACCCGCAACGCCGCTACCGTTCGGCCCGGGGTGCTCGGACTCGAATGGGAGGATGACCATGGGAACACCCACCTGGCGCAGGTGGGCCCGGTGCTCGGGCAGACCCGCCGAACGGTGACCCGCAGCCTGCACTGGCAGGACGCTCCCCTCGCGGCAAACCAGGCCGTACGGCCCAGCACCGAGGGCCTGGGCACGCCCGCCTCGCGCGGCCTGACGTACCAGGACGTCGTCGTGCCGGCCGAACATGGGCTGATGCCCGCGTGGCTGATCCAGGGCGATGCTGAGGCGCCCCTGGGGGGCCGCGACTGGGTCATCGTGACGCACGGGTACCACGGCCTGCGACGGGACGCCTTGCGGATTCTGCCGACCTTCGCGCGCCTGGGGCTGACCAGCCTGACCATCACCTTCCGCAATGCCCACGGCGCCCCGCGTACCCGCCAGGGGGTCTACCGCCTGAGCGCCGAGGAGTGGCTGGATCTCGAGGCTGCCGTCCGGTACGCGCGGGCCCATGGCGCGGAGCGCCTGCTCCTGATGGGGTTCAGCATGGGCGGTGCCATCACGCTCTCCTTCCTGCGCTACAGCGCGCTTGCCAGCCGGATCAGCGGCGTGATCCTCGATTCTCCCCCGCTGGAATGGCGGTCACTCATCCGGCACTACGCGCGGCGTTACCACCTGCTGCCCCTGGCGGGTCTGGTCGAGTGGCTCACGGCGGTCAAGAGTGGACAGGACTTTGATGCCATTGACCACCACAGCGTCATGGAGCATTTCACGACGCCGATGCTGCTGTTCCACGGCAGTGAGGATCAGACGGTACCCGTGGCGCACGTGGAACGGCTGGCACAGGCCCGACCGGACATCGTGGAATACCACCGGGTGGAGGGAGCAGAGCACGTGGGACCCTGGAACATCGATCCAGCAGCGTACGAAGAGATCGTCACCCGCTTCGTCGAGCGCATCCTGGGTTCTGGGAGCGTGACAACTCCGGAGTCCACTCGACACCCGACCGCCGAGGACTGA